Proteins found in one Pelmatolapia mariae isolate MD_Pm_ZW linkage group LG7, Pm_UMD_F_2, whole genome shotgun sequence genomic segment:
- the macir gene encoding macrophage immunometabolism regulator, translating to MEMDISGVSRTRVSILPTTDIKATLKPEAERPRCASTPCSPIRGTVAGYQILHMDSNYLVGFTTGEELLKLAHKWSEGNPEKARVSDPVSSSIKSTVPKSVDLGIHRSSRIFKAKGRYYQPYDIPATNGRRRRRMPSSSDTFLRSLAHGESGRALHAPLPLCLLKSKGAQSKSLDYLNLDKISIKESSDTEVLQYQLQHLNLRGERVFTRNKT from the coding sequence ATGGAAATGGATATAAGTGGAGTATCCAGGACACGTGTCTCCATTCTTCCTACAACTGACATAAAAGCCACATTGAAACCAGAAGCAGAGAGACCTCGCTGTGCCAGCACCCCAtgttcaccaatcagaggtactgttGCAGGATACCAGATTCTCCACATGGACTCAAACTATTTGGTGGGCTTCACCACTGGTGAGGAGCTGCTCAAACTGGCCCACAAGTGGTCAGAAGGTAATCCTGAGAAGGCCCGTGTATCAGATCCAGTGTCCAGCTCCATCAAGAGCACTGTCCCTAAGTCTGTGGACCTGGGCATCCACCGGTCTTCACGTATTTTCAAAGCCAAAGGCCGGTACTACCAACCATACGACATTCCTGCTACTAATGGACGAAGACGAAGGCGTATGCCCAGTTCGAGCGACACCTTCCTCAGATCTCTGGCCCACGGCGAGTCTGGGAGGGCTCTGCATGCTCCACTACCACTCTGTTTGCTTAAAAGTAAAGGTGCCCAGTCCAAGTCTCTTGACTACCTTAATCTGGACAAAATAAGTATCAAAGAGTCATCAGACACTGAAGTGCTACAGTACCAACTGCAGCACCTCAACCTACGAGGGGAGCGTGTGTTTACCAGAAACAAGACATGA